From a region of the Halanaerobium hydrogeniformans genome:
- the recO gene encoding DNA repair protein RecO, with amino-acid sequence MATFETEAIVLKQFDLGESDRLITLYTKENGKVKAVARGARKGNKSRSGLVLPFSHHHFTLYKGRSLAKINHIESIAMNSKLREDLDYMAHASVAAEYIERAGLEFEADQALFSLLAVILEYMNKAEKNELLFYLTVFEAKLLLLLGVKPEIESCTVCGEKINLKGFTAVGVKEGGSICRECLSKAEFDYSDFSLNQMRALYKIIFAKITILKAKQFSEPLTNKLMELTENFLAYHLDLNPKSLSFLYTLRNMNS; translated from the coding sequence TTGGCTACATTTGAGACCGAAGCTATCGTGCTTAAACAATTTGATTTAGGTGAATCAGATAGGCTTATTACCCTGTATACAAAAGAAAATGGTAAAGTTAAAGCAGTTGCCAGAGGGGCACGAAAGGGTAATAAGTCACGCTCAGGTCTTGTTTTACCATTTAGCCATCACCACTTTACCTTATATAAAGGCAGATCTTTGGCTAAAATAAATCATATTGAATCTATTGCCATGAATTCGAAACTTCGTGAGGATTTAGACTATATGGCACATGCCAGTGTGGCTGCTGAATACATTGAAAGAGCAGGATTGGAATTTGAAGCAGATCAAGCATTATTTTCTCTGCTGGCTGTAATCTTGGAATATATGAATAAAGCAGAAAAAAATGAACTATTATTTTATTTAACAGTTTTTGAAGCAAAATTATTGCTTTTGCTGGGGGTTAAACCAGAAATTGAAAGCTGTACAGTTTGCGGGGAAAAAATAAATTTAAAAGGTTTTACTGCGGTTGGGGTAAAAGAAGGTGGCTCAATTTGTAGAGAGTGTCTTAGCAAGGCAGAATTTGATTATAGCGATTTTTCATTAAATCAGATGAGAGCTCTGTATAAAATTATTTTTGCTAAAATAACGATATTGAAAGCCAAACAATTTTCTGAGCCTCTGACAAATAAATTAATGGAGCTAACAGAAAATTTTTTGGCATATCACCTTGATTTAAATCCAAAGTCTTTATCTTTTCTATATACCCTAAGGAATATGAATAGCTAA
- the deoC gene encoding deoxyribose-phosphate aldolase, translating into MAIKPRDMAKMIDHTNLDPTATVDDIKKLCKEAKEHEFASVCINPIYVPLAAKLLEECSVKVCTVVGFPLGASTTEVKSYETRNAIKNGAQEIDMVMNIGAFKSGALEIFKSDIKAVVDATKTAGVTSDIIVKVILETCYLNEKEITKACEIAKDAGVDFVKTSTGFGSYGAKIEDVSLMRKTVGRDVGVKASGGIHNFEEALDMLDAGANRIGASSGVTIVTDEKD; encoded by the coding sequence ATGGCGATCAAACCGCGAGATATGGCTAAAATGATTGACCATACTAATTTAGATCCCACTGCAACAGTGGATGACATTAAAAAATTATGTAAAGAGGCTAAAGAACACGAATTTGCCTCTGTATGTATTAACCCTATTTATGTTCCTTTAGCAGCAAAGCTTTTAGAAGAATGTTCAGTTAAAGTTTGTACAGTAGTTGGATTTCCACTGGGTGCAAGCACCACTGAAGTTAAATCATATGAAACAAGAAATGCTATTAAAAATGGAGCTCAAGAGATCGATATGGTTATGAATATTGGAGCTTTCAAATCTGGAGCATTAGAAATCTTCAAATCCGACATTAAAGCAGTAGTTGATGCTACTAAAACTGCAGGAGTAACTTCTGATATTATCGTCAAGGTTATATTGGAAACCTGTTATTTAAATGAAAAAGAAATTACAAAGGCCTGTGAAATAGCTAAAGATGCTGGAGTAGATTTTGTTAAAACTTCAACAGGTTTTGGTAGTTATGGAGCTAAAATAGAAGATGTCAGTCTAATGAGGAAAACAGTTGGCCGTGATGTAGGAGTTAAAGCATCAGGTGGTATTCATAATTTTGAAGAAGCACTAGATATGCTCGATGCTGGAGCAAATAGAATAGGTGCCAGCTCTGGAGTTACTATAGTGACTGATGAGAAAGATTAA
- the mgtE gene encoding magnesium transporter, producing MTIIKENITNELVPENYENFYDFYEDNYPADVAEFLSTLSEEVLLENIVNLSPAVLSEIIIFFDEDLQKEITTKISTFKLAEILSNMYNDDAADLLGVLRVGKIKEVLKLMKENKALELKELLEYDDESAGGRMTTEFIAFYADNSVSTVLNKIKDLMIEPEMIYYIYVISRKKELLGVLSVRQLLTAHRNEKLNDIMNKNVVKVDVNLDQEEVAKILSKYNLLAVPVINKHKQLVGIITVDDILDIIEEETTEDLFKMSGATSTYDIHGNFMEAVKKRIPWLFILLFGGLLSGSVIGRFEESLQSIAALAIFIPVLMDMGGNVGTQSLTIVVRGLATDELEVKHFFKHLFNEFKAGIVMALLIGGSLLLITFFWHNNIAIAFVVGFSMVTTMVTAVILGTSIPFIVDYFGVDPAVAAGPFITTLIDISGLFIYFTLATLLLERLT from the coding sequence ATGACAATAATAAAAGAAAATATTACTAATGAATTAGTTCCTGAGAACTATGAAAACTTTTATGACTTTTATGAAGACAATTATCCAGCTGATGTGGCAGAATTTTTATCTACTCTTTCTGAAGAAGTTTTGCTTGAAAACATTGTTAATCTTTCTCCAGCAGTTTTAAGTGAAATAATAATATTTTTTGATGAAGATCTGCAAAAAGAAATTACTACAAAAATATCAACATTTAAATTAGCAGAAATTTTGAGTAATATGTATAATGATGATGCTGCAGATTTGCTGGGTGTTTTAAGAGTAGGGAAAATTAAAGAAGTTTTAAAATTAATGAAAGAAAATAAGGCACTAGAATTAAAAGAGCTTCTAGAATATGATGATGAAAGTGCCGGTGGACGAATGACAACAGAATTTATTGCATTTTATGCTGATAATTCTGTTTCAACAGTTTTAAATAAAATAAAAGACTTAATGATAGAACCTGAAATGATCTATTATATTTATGTAATTTCTAGAAAAAAAGAATTATTAGGTGTTTTATCAGTTAGACAGTTACTTACAGCTCATAGAAATGAAAAGTTAAATGATATCATGAATAAAAATGTAGTAAAGGTAGATGTAAATTTAGATCAGGAAGAAGTAGCCAAAATACTTTCTAAATATAATTTGCTAGCCGTACCAGTTATTAATAAACACAAGCAATTGGTGGGTATTATAACCGTAGATGATATTTTAGATATTATTGAAGAAGAAACAACCGAGGATTTATTTAAAATGTCTGGTGCAACTAGTACATATGATATCCATGGTAATTTTATGGAGGCTGTAAAAAAAAGGATCCCCTGGTTGTTTATACTTCTATTTGGAGGGCTCCTCTCAGGTAGTGTTATAGGTCGTTTTGAAGAGTCACTACAGTCTATAGCTGCTTTAGCAATTTTTATACCTGTATTAATGGATATGGGAGGAAACGTTGGCACTCAATCATTAACTATAGTTGTAAGAGGCCTTGCTACAGACGAGCTTGAAGTTAAACATTTTTTCAAGCATTTATTTAATGAATTTAAGGCTGGAATAGTAATGGCACTATTGATTGGTGGTTCTCTTTTGTTGATTACATTTTTCTGGCATAATAATATCGCAATTGCTTTTGTAGTAGGTTTTTCAATGGTTACAACAATGGTTACAGCTGTAATCTTAGGTACCAGTATTCCTTTTATAGTTGATTATTTTGGTGTTGATCCTGCGGTTGCTGCAGGTCCATTTATAACTACTTTAATTGATATATCTGGTCTTTTCATTTACTTTACTCTGGCAACACTTTTATTAGAAAGATTAACTTAA
- the era gene encoding GTPase Era gives MTYKSGFVTVIGRPNVGKSTLVNNLVGEKINIISPRPQTTRNSIKAIYTEEKGQIIFIDTPGIHQARNKLDKFMLEEAYSSLDGIDIIIFILDASTYWGKNDQMIYDQIKSSKKNIIYVMNKIDKISNKDLLLRQKKYSQKVGEEVIPISALNNKNIDTLLEEIFSYLPEGPQYYPEDMITDQIERFVFAELIREKIFYLTREEVPYGAAVLVEEVKERDNEDYYIRANIYVEKKSHKGIIIGKNGKMIKRIGKEARKEIEDLMQTKVYLDLWVKVLKNWRDKDNLMKRMGYK, from the coding sequence ATGACTTATAAATCAGGCTTTGTAACAGTTATTGGCAGACCAAATGTAGGAAAATCGACCTTAGTGAATAATTTAGTTGGGGAAAAAATAAATATTATTTCTCCCCGCCCCCAAACTACCAGAAATAGTATAAAAGCAATTTACACAGAGGAAAAGGGGCAAATAATTTTTATTGATACCCCGGGAATCCATCAGGCAAGAAACAAACTTGATAAATTTATGCTTGAAGAAGCATATAGCAGTCTTGACGGAATAGACATAATTATATTTATTCTTGATGCCAGTACTTATTGGGGTAAAAATGATCAGATGATTTATGATCAAATAAAAAGTTCAAAAAAAAATATTATCTATGTCATGAATAAGATAGATAAAATTTCTAACAAAGATCTTTTATTAAGACAGAAAAAATACAGTCAAAAAGTTGGGGAAGAAGTTATTCCGATTTCAGCACTTAATAACAAAAATATCGATACTTTGTTAGAAGAAATTTTTTCATATTTACCAGAAGGGCCTCAGTATTATCCCGAAGATATGATTACAGATCAAATTGAACGTTTTGTTTTTGCAGAGTTAATTCGAGAAAAGATTTTTTATCTGACAAGAGAAGAAGTGCCTTATGGGGCTGCTGTTTTAGTTGAAGAGGTTAAAGAAAGAGATAACGAAGATTATTATATTCGGGCAAATATTTATGTTGAAAAAAAATCTCATAAAGGAATTATAATTGGTAAAAATGGCAAGATGATTAAAAGAATAGGAAAAGAAGCAAGAAAAGAGATCGAGGATTTGATGCAGACCAAGGTATATTTAGACCTCTGGGTAAAAGTATTAAAAAATTGGAGAGATAAAGATAATCTGATGAAGAGAATGGGTTACAAATAA
- a CDS encoding cytidine deaminase, with product MDKKIKRELLKSALKAQENAYVPYSNFPLGAAVLMDDGSIYNGANIENASFSLTNCAERSAIFSAISDGKEKIKALLLVSNTQKTITPCGACRQVINEFADGEIEIIMVTEKGGKEKIMSNLELLPGAFSEKSMEKNNDL from the coding sequence ATGGATAAAAAAATTAAAAGAGAACTTTTAAAGTCTGCTTTAAAAGCTCAAGAAAATGCTTATGTACCATATTCTAATTTCCCTTTAGGAGCTGCTGTGTTAATGGATGATGGTTCAATATATAATGGAGCTAATATAGAAAATGCCTCTTTTAGCCTTACTAATTGTGCGGAAAGATCGGCTATTTTTAGTGCTATTTCTGATGGTAAAGAAAAAATTAAAGCTCTATTATTAGTAAGTAATACTCAAAAAACAATTACACCCTGTGGAGCTTGCAGGCAGGTAATTAATGAGTTTGCTGATGGAGAAATAGAAATTATAATGGTGACAGAAAAAGGTGGGAAAGAAAAAATTATGAGTAATTTAGAACTTTTACCAGGAGCATTTAGTGAGAAATCAATGGAGAAAAATAATGACTTATAA
- a CDS encoding DUF3048 domain-containing protein: MKRKSIALVFLLIFSLIFLGACADQDDDQHLDPEQPIQEELIEEEIFEQLDRIETEYQNGRQEIQQNGDHSYQSVSPFTGMPVEDEYYNRAIAVSIENSPAARPQSGINEAEIIYEFMLEGGITRFLAIFWPEVPEKIGPIRSARPFIIETAADYDALFLHAGASPDGFQMLNDIELMHLDEIYQSQYFWRSSKRRAPNNLYTGKSSLGDYLNNLDEREYPDQFNFITASVISNFSSAEEITIDYWGGYNVLYRYNSLENNYYRYINDFDTPHQVESGEHLTAKNIIVKYVDTYTKDEEGRQNINLNSNGDIKLFRDGTVINGNWERNSNNQLVYLDNNDNEIEINPGQTWIQLVPNGTEINY, from the coding sequence ATGAAAAGAAAATCAATTGCACTGGTTTTTTTACTTATATTCAGCTTGATATTTTTAGGAGCATGTGCTGATCAAGATGATGATCAACATCTTGATCCGGAACAGCCTATTCAGGAAGAACTGATTGAGGAAGAAATATTTGAGCAGCTCGATAGAATAGAAACTGAATACCAAAATGGGAGACAAGAAATACAACAAAATGGTGACCATAGTTATCAATCAGTTTCACCATTTACAGGAATGCCGGTTGAAGATGAATATTATAATAGGGCTATAGCCGTCTCAATTGAAAATTCTCCGGCAGCTCGTCCTCAAAGTGGGATTAATGAGGCAGAAATAATTTATGAGTTTATGCTTGAAGGAGGTATTACAAGATTTTTAGCAATTTTTTGGCCGGAAGTTCCAGAAAAAATCGGTCCAATTAGAAGTGCTAGACCTTTTATAATTGAAACTGCAGCTGATTATGATGCGCTTTTTTTACATGCAGGAGCAAGTCCAGATGGTTTTCAAATGTTAAATGATATTGAACTAATGCATTTAGATGAAATTTATCAAAGCCAGTATTTTTGGAGAAGTAGTAAAAGAAGAGCACCAAACAACCTTTATACAGGTAAATCTTCTTTAGGTGATTATTTAAATAATTTAGATGAAAGAGAATATCCTGATCAATTTAATTTTATAACTGCCTCTGTAATCAGCAATTTTAGTTCTGCAGAAGAAATAACTATTGATTATTGGGGAGGCTATAATGTCTTATATCGTTACAATAGTTTAGAAAATAATTATTACCGTTATATTAATGATTTTGACACACCACATCAAGTTGAAAGCGGAGAGCATTTAACTGCTAAAAATATTATTGTCAAATATGTAGATACCTATACGAAAGATGAAGAAGGCCGTCAAAATATTAATCTTAACTCTAATGGCGATATTAAGCTATTTAGAGATGGAACAGTTATCAATGGGAACTGGGAAAGAAACTCTAACAACCAGCTTGTTTATTTAGATAACAATGACAATGAAATTGAGATCAATCCGGGACAAACCTGGATCCAGTTAGTTCCTAATGGTACAGAAATAAATTATTAG
- a CDS encoding hemolysin family protein → MYLELILLLILLFLSAFFSGSETAFMSVNRIKIKDRVQHGDEGASQVDKLLEDQTKLLTTILIGNNLVNIAASSIATALAIEIFGNKGVGIATGLVTFIILIFGEITPKALGNNLSIAYAKTAATPLYYMEKIFMPVIFILTSIVNLFVKDSSLISSAFLSEDEIRRFVEVSQREGVIKETEQEMIQSVFEFDDTLVKENMVPRIDIVCVEKNDSLKELIRLGVEKGHSRIPVYEESIDNIIGLVYIKDLLELLLEKDKKTEIEDFIKPIYFIPEGKPINQLLSEMKERKEHMAIIVDEYGGTSGLITIEDLLEEIVGDIQDEFDLEKSYIEVIDNNKLLLDGRTDIEELNKFLKDPLEENDDFETVSGLILNNLNRLPIQGEKIKLKGLTLIVENIIDNRIRKVKLISKKELELKEKE, encoded by the coding sequence ATGTATTTAGAGCTTATATTGTTGTTAATACTTTTATTTTTATCAGCCTTTTTTTCTGGTTCTGAAACCGCCTTTATGTCAGTTAATAGAATAAAAATAAAGGATAGAGTACAACATGGTGATGAAGGTGCGTCTCAGGTGGATAAATTACTTGAAGACCAGACTAAGTTATTAACAACTATTTTGATTGGTAATAACCTGGTAAATATTGCTGCATCCTCCATAGCTACAGCTCTTGCTATTGAAATATTTGGCAATAAAGGGGTTGGGATAGCTACAGGCCTGGTTACTTTTATAATATTAATTTTTGGTGAGATTACACCGAAAGCTTTAGGAAACAACTTGTCTATTGCTTATGCTAAAACTGCTGCTACCCCATTATATTATATGGAAAAAATATTTATGCCGGTAATTTTTATTCTTACCAGTATAGTAAATTTATTTGTTAAAGATTCTAGTTTAATTTCTTCTGCTTTTTTAAGTGAAGATGAAATAAGACGTTTTGTAGAGGTTAGTCAGCGTGAGGGAGTAATCAAAGAAACTGAGCAGGAGATGATTCAAAGTGTTTTTGAGTTTGATGATACTCTGGTTAAAGAAAATATGGTGCCTAGAATTGATATAGTTTGTGTTGAAAAGAATGATTCTTTAAAAGAATTAATAAGGTTAGGGGTTGAAAAAGGTCATTCTAGAATACCGGTATATGAAGAATCAATTGATAATATTATCGGGTTAGTATATATAAAAGATTTGTTAGAATTATTGCTTGAAAAAGATAAAAAAACTGAAATAGAAGACTTCATAAAGCCTATTTATTTTATCCCTGAAGGTAAACCGATCAACCAATTATTATCAGAAATGAAGGAAAGAAAAGAACATATGGCTATAATAGTTGATGAATATGGAGGAACTTCAGGCTTGATTACAATCGAAGATTTATTAGAGGAAATTGTAGGTGATATTCAGGATGAATTTGATCTTGAAAAAAGTTATATTGAAGTAATCGATAACAATAAACTTTTGCTAGACGGCAGAACAGATATAGAAGAATTGAATAAATTTTTAAAAGACCCATTAGAAGAAAATGATGATTTTGAAACTGTAAGTGGTTTAATTTTAAATAATTTAAATAGATTACCAATCCAGGGAGAAAAAATAAAATTAAAAGGTTTAACTCTTATAGTAGAAAATATAATTGATAATAGGATTAGAAAAGTTAAACTTATAAGCAAAAAAGAGTTAGAGCTTAAAGAAAAAGAATAG
- a CDS encoding diacylglycerol kinase: MWLLKTIDSFNHAIAGLIHSFRTQLNMQIHFLAAALVLGFSLFFDLSRVELALVIISISFVIFAELLNTAVEVIIDIISQEYTIKARIAKNISAAAVVIAAGNALFIAYLVFFNKFKDVSAATILTIRHEPLHLAFINIMIIFILVVALKSIFISGTPLRGGVVSGHTALAASASLIILFLTGNLIAFSLSLVLLFLIAQSRLESGTHTFKEIFFGALLGFITTVIIFYFFRLR, encoded by the coding sequence ATGTGGCTTCTAAAAACTATCGACAGCTTTAATCATGCTATAGCTGGTTTAATTCATTCTTTTCGGACCCAATTAAATATGCAGATCCACTTTTTAGCTGCGGCATTGGTGTTGGGATTTAGTCTTTTTTTCGATTTAAGCAGAGTTGAACTTGCCCTGGTAATTATATCTATTAGCTTTGTTATCTTTGCAGAATTGCTTAATACAGCTGTAGAAGTAATAATAGATATTATTAGTCAGGAATATACTATTAAAGCTAGGATCGCTAAAAACATCAGTGCTGCTGCGGTTGTGATTGCTGCAGGCAATGCACTATTTATAGCTTATTTAGTTTTCTTTAATAAATTCAAGGATGTTTCTGCAGCTACAATCTTAACAATTAGACATGAACCTCTGCACTTAGCGTTTATAAATATTATGATTATTTTTATACTTGTAGTAGCGTTAAAATCTATTTTTATTAGTGGTACACCATTAAGAGGGGGGGTTGTAAGTGGCCATACTGCCCTTGCTGCTTCTGCTTCTTTGATAATATTATTTTTAACTGGAAATTTGATTGCTTTTTCATTATCACTTGTGCTTTTATTTTTGATTGCACAAAGTCGTCTAGAGTCTGGAACCCACACCTTCAAAGAAATATTTTTTGGGGCTTTGCTTGGTTTTATAACAACAGTTATAATTTTTTATTTTTTTAGATTAAGATAA
- the ybeY gene encoding rRNA maturation RNase YbeY yields MINVEFNDMQDFLEIDQKMKDLLAKVIITAAEVEGYSGGEVSVAFVSNEEIKKLNKKYRNIDAATDVLSFPIDDEVLGDIIISSERAVSQAEEYGHSLKRELAYLTVHGILHLFGYDHHGQEEKNKMRQKEERILTELDLSRD; encoded by the coding sequence ATGATTAATGTTGAATTTAATGACATGCAGGATTTTTTGGAGATAGATCAAAAAATGAAAGATTTATTAGCAAAAGTGATTATAACTGCTGCAGAAGTAGAAGGATATAGTGGTGGTGAAGTCAGTGTTGCTTTTGTGAGTAATGAAGAAATAAAGAAGTTAAACAAAAAATATAGGAATATTGATGCAGCGACTGACGTGTTATCTTTTCCTATAGATGATGAAGTACTTGGAGATATAATTATTTCTTCTGAGAGAGCTGTATCACAGGCAGAAGAATACGGCCATTCTTTAAAACGAGAATTAGCTTATTTAACCGTTCATGGTATACTTCATCTTTTTGGTTATGATCATCATGGTCAGGAAGAAAAAAATAAGATGAGACAAAAAGAAGAGCGAATACTCACTGAGTTAGATTTAAGCAGGGATTAG
- a CDS encoding HD family phosphohydrolase, which translates to MRLMKEIRIRLRKWREKYLNFSNRTYKIIWGVLFFIIIALTLSIDLIPDQVDLRPGQVSQSNITAPRTITFIDESRTEELRQRAEESAPRVYEEDGTVERDIRDRIDLLFDSIIEERESVLIEKLAALESPDQQVEEEFEALTDGSEPELSFSEEELGSLDSEDINLIMTNIKDEITFEISDENLETLITLPEEELEDIRTRADNLLISALSRRILPAELSSARDNISQSAMEMDISRDKRLALAEITENTLEANMFLNTEATEARRQEAVGQIEPIQNTVRQGEIIVRQGDVVTEADIEILERLGLQRSELNYFNIFGRILIAFIIVLLLAFYFHKYKKNIWEDNSQLLLIEILIVIVLLLAKTFSFFQNPFVDFLVPTAMASILLTILIDTDTALVTTLFLSMLIAPIYDMNYNIVLTSLLGGLVAIYSVSKVKERGDIIRAGLNISVVLMFLIGGLSLLQESPNWNYMIWAVGGGITNGLLVGVLANGFLPYLEDLFDMTSSVKLLELSNPSQVVLKRMLVEAPGTYHHSIIVGNLAETAAEDVGADSLLARAAAYYHDIGKLKRPYFFSENHFGAENPHDKTSPNLSALIIKSHVKDGVEMAEEYGIPGKIIDIIKEHHGTNLISYFYQQAIQENKHDDIEKKDFRYDGPKPQSKEAAIIMLADITEAAVRSKNFNKNNHDRIEGFVRGLIKDKLIENQLDKSDLTLRDLDKITKSFVKVLTGIYHQRVEYPEKLLKEMKGGDNND; encoded by the coding sequence ATGAGATTAATGAAAGAAATAAGGATAAGACTCCGTAAATGGCGAGAAAAGTATTTAAACTTTTCTAACAGGACATATAAAATAATTTGGGGGGTTCTATTTTTTATTATAATCGCCTTAACTCTCAGCATAGATTTAATCCCTGACCAGGTAGATTTACGTCCTGGACAGGTGAGTCAAAGCAATATAACTGCTCCTCGAACTATTACATTTATAGATGAATCAAGAACTGAAGAATTAAGACAGAGAGCAGAGGAGAGTGCCCCAAGAGTTTATGAAGAAGATGGTACAGTGGAGCGAGATATTAGAGATCGAATAGATTTGTTATTTGATTCAATTATTGAAGAACGAGAAAGTGTACTAATAGAAAAATTGGCTGCACTTGAAAGTCCAGACCAACAGGTTGAAGAAGAATTTGAAGCTTTAACTGATGGTTCTGAGCCAGAACTTAGCTTTTCTGAGGAAGAATTAGGAAGTTTAGATTCAGAAGATATAAATCTAATAATGACAAATATTAAAGATGAGATTACTTTTGAAATTTCTGATGAAAATTTGGAAACGTTAATTACTCTGCCAGAAGAAGAATTAGAGGATATAAGAACACGGGCAGATAATTTATTGATTTCTGCATTATCCAGGAGAATTTTACCAGCTGAGTTATCCAGCGCTAGAGATAATATCAGTCAGTCAGCTATGGAAATGGACATTTCAAGAGATAAAAGACTTGCTCTCGCTGAAATAACAGAAAATACTCTGGAAGCAAATATGTTTTTAAACACGGAAGCAACCGAGGCCAGACGCCAAGAAGCAGTTGGCCAAATTGAGCCTATTCAAAATACAGTGCGTCAGGGAGAAATTATTGTTCGCCAGGGTGATGTTGTAACTGAAGCTGACATAGAAATTTTAGAAAGACTGGGTCTGCAGAGGTCAGAGCTTAATTATTTCAATATATTTGGAAGGATATTAATTGCCTTTATTATTGTTCTTCTATTAGCTTTTTATTTTCATAAATACAAAAAAAATATCTGGGAAGATAATAGTCAATTATTATTAATTGAGATTTTAATTGTTATTGTTCTTTTGCTTGCAAAAACTTTTAGTTTTTTTCAAAATCCATTTGTAGATTTTCTTGTACCTACTGCTATGGCGTCAATTTTGTTAACTATATTAATTGATACTGATACTGCTCTTGTCACTACCTTGTTTTTAAGCATGTTAATTGCTCCTATATATGATATGAACTATAATATAGTTCTAACTTCTTTGCTTGGTGGTCTGGTTGCTATTTATAGTGTCAGCAAAGTAAAGGAACGGGGAGATATAATAAGGGCTGGTCTTAATATTAGTGTTGTACTAATGTTTTTAATTGGTGGTTTATCACTTTTACAGGAGAGTCCAAATTGGAATTATATGATTTGGGCAGTTGGTGGAGGAATAACAAATGGTCTTTTAGTAGGTGTCTTAGCTAATGGATTTTTACCTTATTTAGAAGACTTATTTGATATGACATCTTCTGTCAAATTATTAGAATTATCTAATCCAAGCCAGGTTGTTTTAAAAAGAATGTTAGTAGAAGCTCCTGGTACTTATCATCATAGTATTATTGTTGGTAACCTCGCTGAAACAGCTGCAGAGGATGTAGGAGCAGATTCTTTACTTGCTAGAGCTGCTGCTTATTATCATGATATTGGTAAATTAAAAAGGCCTTACTTTTTTTCAGAAAATCATTTTGGAGCTGAAAATCCTCATGATAAAACATCTCCAAATTTAAGTGCTTTAATTATTAAATCACATGTAAAAGATGGAGTTGAAATGGCAGAAGAGTATGGGATTCCCGGTAAAATTATTGATATTATAAAAGAGCACCATGGCACAAATTTAATTTCTTATTTTTATCAACAGGCAATACAGGAAAATAAGCATGATGATATCGAAAAAAAAGATTTTCGTTATGATGGACCTAAACCTCAAAGTAAAGAAGCAGCCATAATTATGTTAGCAGACATAACAGAAGCAGCCGTACGTTCTAAAAACTTTAATAAAAATAATCATGATCGAATAGAAGGCTTTGTCAGGGGCTTAATTAAAGACAAATTAATTGAAAATCAATTAGATAAATCCGATTTAACTCTAAGGGATTTAGATAAAATCACAAAGAGTTTTGTCAAAGTTTTAACCGGTATTTATCATCAGAGAGTAGAATATCCAGAAAAACTACTCAAAGAGATGAAAGGCGGAGATAATAATGATTAA